ATCGGCAAAAAACTCTGCAAAATCATATTGATTGTTGACATATCTAACATAGGGATTTGCGCTGCACCTTGTGACATTAATTGATTCATTACAGGACCTGAAACAATTATTACAGGTAAAAAAAAGATGGAACGAAAAACTCCCTTAAACTTAATTTTCGAGTTTAGCATCATGGCGATTAATAGTGAAAAGATTACGATGACTGGAACTCTGAGTAACACACTTATAAAATAACCTAAAAGTTCTTGAACAAAGAACATATCTTTTAGAAAAATATCACGGTAATTATCCAGTCCATCAAAGCGATACACACGACCTGTTGGCCTTAACCGAATGGTATTTAGACTAAAATAAAATGATTGAACTAATGGCCACAATACAAAAATGAAGAACCCAATCAACCAAGGTAGAAGAAACAGCAGACCAGTAATGGCTTTACGTCGATTAATTTTATTTTTTCTTACTTTTTTCTTCATTATTTCACCACCTTATAGGATTGACTCGTTAATTCGATTTCGTCAATTTCTGTATCAAAGTCATTAAAGTTGACATAAACGACACTACCGTTATCATATGTAACCACTGAAACTCCGTCATTGGATTGATAATCTGTAATCATCCCTTCACCAATAGCTTGGTGGGCAGCTTCTAACTCTTTATAATTTTGAACGATTTCTTCAAAATATAGTTCATATTGTGACGAATAAACCCAAGATAAGTTTGTTTGATGTAATTCACTTGAATTTTCATACGTTAACAAATAGGATGGACTAACGCCGGTTTCCACTAATCGCAAGAAGAAATCTCTTGAATTTGGTTCAAAGTTTGAATAGCTGGCATACAATGGAATCCGTCCATTTAAGGCTAAAGACATAAATGGTACTTGTTGATCCTCAAAAATATACGACGATGAGTTTAATGGGATATTGTACAAGGCATCCGCATATTTCCAATAAGGCATAAATGGTTCATCCAAAATTAATTGCTTACTTTCGCTCAAGTTAGCAATTGAATCTTCAAAGATTTTGGCAGTATGTACCCGATCTAATTCCGAATTATTTTTTAAATATGAGAATAGATTATTGGGAAAACCAGTTAAGGCCATGTTCTCAATTTCAAATGAACTTACACGACTATTTAAACGGCTAACGGCTTCTTCAGGCTCCAAAAAGTTGAAAGATTCAAATACTTTTCCAAAAACAGCTTCATTATACACCCGACGATTGTATTTTTTTACTAAGTTAGATCCAACTTCTAACGATAGATGTGGATTAAATCTTAAACCATCATCTGCTAGATAGATTGGGAAATTCTCACTATACTTATCGATTAATGAATTGATCCCCTCATTGCCTCCAAGGACACCATCGACTGAATAGCTTGTTTGACCTAATGCACCAGAGTAACCATTTGTTTCCCAACCTTGATATATAATCATAAGTTGTTCAACTCCTGAAGCCACTAACGCTTCAAGCATTTCATCTGCTTGTTCAAATGTAGTCATTTGAACCGAAGAATTATTAATCAAACCTTGTTCTAATTCAGTACCCATAAAGTCTAATCGCATCCCAAAATCAATAACTGGTTGCGTTTCATTTAAAACGAGTGTATCTGTTTCATCTAAGAAAGTTCTAAATTGATCTACTAAGCCCATTAAGTCAGCTTGGTCTTGGGAAACAAAGTAGTAATTTGTTTTTATATCAATATCATTCCTAGTCCGTTGACGGATGGTAATTGTTCCACTCGTTCGACTCGTCGACTGATTGTAAAATTGACGTAAAACAAATTTACTCGTAATCCAGTTATAGGGAAGGATTGCACCATTTGGATAAGCTTCTACCCAAGCATGATAATCCCCTTCTTCTACAGTTGCCAAGAATCCAAAGCCTTTTTCTTCATGAATCATTCCGTAATACGGTGCCATGATTTGATGCGGTGGGTTAGTAGTTACCATATTGAACAATCGCGATAAGACATAGGGTTCATCAATCCCAATATTTTGTCCATAAATCATCTCTGAGTAGGGCTGTTTGAATTGCCCTTGATTATCTTCTAGATTGATGATAGCCCCTGAGCCGTCAGGGATTAACATAAAACCTGATTCTTCATCAAGTTTGGAATATCCTAAATAAGGATAAACATAGACATTTCCCACTTTGTAAGTATCAGAATTTTCATAGATAGTGTCTTTTGGAATTTCAACACTTAATT
This window of the Fundicoccus culcitae genome carries:
- a CDS encoding DUF5696 domain-containing protein; the protein is MDFRNFIKNNLRLVIFVLFVAGLTLYLFIDTRGSSTTTVLPPDPTELPVTEEELAETEEVTEGTEDLAVLDGEEIPMPPITNEAVEDFTSENEQLENRPSIIEDDENIIDNHEKIAENDQLALYLKEENLSIIMRDKESGAVMYSTVENPVQSNEKWQNFVRSGVVIEYLINTNIVYSQADMYSGEPTKEIRITANGFEADVDYPDFEFGYTLVVSLDGNKLSVEIPKDTIYENSDTYKVGNVYVYPYLGYSKLDEESGFMLIPDGSGAIINLEDNQGQFKQPYSEMIYGQNIGIDEPYVLSRLFNMVTTNPPHQIMAPYYGMIHEEKGFGFLATVEEGDYHAWVEAYPNGAILPYNWITSKFVLRQFYNQSTSRTSGTITIRQRTRNDIDIKTNYYFVSQDQADLMGLVDQFRTFLDETDTLVLNETQPVIDFGMRLDFMGTELEQGLINNSSVQMTTFEQADEMLEALVASGVEQLMIIYQGWETNGYSGALGQTSYSVDGVLGGNEGINSLIDKYSENFPIYLADDGLRFNPHLSLEVGSNLVKKYNRRVYNEAVFGKVFESFNFLEPEEAVSRLNSRVSSFEIENMALTGFPNNLFSYLKNNSELDRVHTAKIFEDSIANLSESKQLILDEPFMPYWKYADALYNIPLNSSSYIFEDQQVPFMSLALNGRIPLYASYSNFEPNSRDFFLRLVETGVSPSYLLTYENSSELHQTNLSWVYSSQYELYFEEIVQNYKELEAAHQAIGEGMITDYQSNDGVSVVTYDNGSVVYVNFNDFDTEIDEIELTSQSYKVVK